In a single window of the Antennarius striatus isolate MH-2024 chromosome 3, ASM4005453v1, whole genome shotgun sequence genome:
- the ercc6l2 gene encoding DNA excision repair protein ERCC-6-like 2, with protein MHLLRIPMPSTSTTERGTWRVGDSCLVPDSRDGTLRETTIQRLTTSHKGDAMAWVVLTEDEEEKAVPVSELARPALNYATEEKPMFPSSTIDPRLCVPLELGDDGHRVPYTINRYLRDYQREGIRFIYSNYMHSRGCILGDDMGLGKTVQVIGFLAAVLHKKGTVEDIENNRPQFVHTQMPSQERKPNNVFLIVAPLSLLYNWKDELDTWGHFQYVVVHGLRKKEELDRIKRGRTEIALTTYETLRICLDLFNNIEWSAVIVDEVHKIKNPNSQVTLAMKDLNCEVRIGLTGTILQNNLEELWCVMDWAIPHCLGTLGHFKTKYSDPIEQGQRHTATKRALATGRKAISALVRKISHWFLRRTKALIKDQLPKKDDRVVYCSLTDFQQSVYETVLDTEDVTLLLRSSENCDCRSGRKRSSCCYKTGVKMKTVYFSYLAILRKVANHVALLKSTAGTSKKQEEYVGKICAKVFQKFPDFVQRCKDEAFEALSDPTYSGKMKVLQKLLRHYQQKRDKVLLFSLSTKLLDVLESYCMAEGLDYSRLDGNTKAKERIQIVKDFNTSPHVNLCLVSTMAGGLGLNFVGANVVVLFDPTWNPASDLQAIDRAYRIGQCRDVTILRLISLGTVEEIIYLRQVYKQQLQCSVIGKESSRRYFEAVQGHAIHRGELFGIKNLFRLQTTGTCLTRKILEREGQVEAGVMTTSIHTGEEGEESKRVTTSGDSPHSDVPVLSNEPVVDNKYKKEVSRGVLDFSSGSEEEEEGFKKKTSKSNVVDGDRGGNATAGCAQLSLLQQGFSKLLERVKGKPEVGDGDSSADESPDEENVEDQMRKGSYSIVCDARSDADCLPKLGRKTWDISSDSNREEKDDTTEPRGLKGLPNKRTTVAKQSDEHPSRGKNESQKLKRPVPNLSHFKGYSDESEDLDIEEMKRKDKQRGSQERNRKRLSVSVRNKTRSKYSEDITMFMSSEDEHTPVKRGRPISLPNDGNRSATANSTGKQGGTSKDASFTSQIGKTSPKDTTIDSVLGGAQEVMYTHSNQRVVGGSRAEELISRAAVRDVFERNLHTQLPANHLLDSVESPPDSLPVSPPGSLASPRSARLERPHVDHPVTFTSKSVHHTRHTTFIIGETPNAIRRQQLEDMAKTMKFSSVLQFALEILRRNSSQRLTWLQQHYTSLNHPELTNIVTNNFPRLDSAQTSLISTETAVTRCQGVTRNLRKDVLKSHKKAKCPRNLEPTTKFEIPQNNVSVSQIKPANPQKVFQEPKEKEQMPQKNILEPLSHVPSLKLVEQDETICRGHKRTKKGSVLSSGAFRPGGGLGLDQACSSGLGSWEATAFLNRKDRDTPSSPNLIHGRSTKLCKPTAQEREREKKTSRTGKMVQGRIENPQTPSIPEQSSSTSCIPSLLTDLIGDVSILDDLIKTKPRGSQKRSSPQTPSEPSSAAVSSCFTTPASSRVSHNTDSGSAVLLDSPSSPKLNKTATRQVHSKSGHKDFWDILNEGNEEAISRLTDPAEVHRVCINTNFAARSRSGQGEGKESKSLWKTNEKFLWKK; from the exons ATGCACCTCCTTCGTATCCCGATGCCTTCAACCTCTACAACAGAAAGAG GAACATGGCGTGTTGGTGACAGTTGTCTGGTTCCTGACTCGAGAGATGGCACCCTGCGAGAAACCACCATTCAGAGACTCACTACCTCTCACAAGGGTGATGCCATGGCATGGGTGGTATtgactgaagatgaagaggagaaggcTGTACCTGTTTCAGAGCTTGCGAGACCGGCTTTGAATTACGCCACCGAGGAGAAACCCATGTTTCCCAGTAGCACCATAGACCCCAGGCTGTGTGTCCCCTTAGAGCTGGGTGATGATGGACACAGAGTCCCCTATACCATCAACAGATATCTGAGGGATTACCAGAGAGAGGGAATCCGCTTCATTTACAGCAACTACATGCATTCCAGAGGTTGTATTCTGGGTGATGACATGGGCCTAGGAAAAACtgtacag GTCATTGGTTTTCTCGCTGCTGTGCTACATAAAAAAGGCACAGTGGAGGACATTGAGAACAACAGACCACAGTTCGTGCATACTCAGATGCCCTCCCAGGAAAGAAAACCCAACAAT GTGTTCCTCATTGTGGCCCCATTGTCATTGCTTTATAACTGGAAAGATGAACTGGACACATGGGGACACTTCCAGTATGTTGTAGTCCATGGGCTGAGGAAAAAAGAGGAGCTGGATCGCATCAAGAGGGGACGCACTGAGATTGCTCTCACTACCTATGAGACTCTGCGTATTTGTTTGGATCTGTTTAATAA CATTGAGTGGTCAGCTGTGATTGTGGACGAGGTCCACAAGATAAAGAATCCGAACTCTCAGGTCACTCTGGCCATGAAGGATCTGAATTGTGAG gTCAGAATTGGCCTCACTGGCACCATCTTACAAAACAACCTTGAAGAGCTGTGGTGTGTCATGGACTG GGCCATTCCTCATTGTCTTGGAACCTTAGGACACTTTAAGACCAAGTATTCAGATCCAATTGAGCAAGGACAAAGACACACTGCAACCAAACGTGCCTTAGCTACAGGGAGGAAGGCTATCAGTGCCCTGGTAAGGAAGATTTCCCACTGGTTCCTCAGAAGGACTAAAGCTCTGATCAAGGATCAGCTACCAAAGAAGGATGACAGG GTTGTTTATTGCTCACTGACTGATTTCCAGCAGAGTGTTTATGAAACAGTGCTGGACACTGAGGATGTGACATTACTGCTAAGGTCCTCAGAGAATTGTGACTGTCGGAGTGGGCGCAAGCGCAGCAGCTGCTGCTATAAG aCAGGTGTCAAAATGAAGACAGTGTACTTTAGCTACTTAGCCATACTGAGGAAGGTTGCCAACCATGTAGCGTTGCTGAAGTCTACTGCAGGGACCAGCAAGAAACAG GAAGAGTATGTGGGTAAAATTTGTGCAAAGGTATTCCAGAAGTTTCCTGACTTTGTACAGAGATGCAAAGATGAAGCATTTGAGGCCCTCTCAGACCCGACATACAGTGGAAAGATGAAG GTTTTGCAGAAGCTACTGAGACATTATCAGCAAAAGAGAGATAAAGTActacttttctctctctccaccaaG CTATTGGATGTGCTGGAGAGCTACTGCATGGCAGAGGGACTGGACTACAGCAGGTTGGATGGAAACACCAAAGCCAAAGAGAGAATCCAGATTGTCAAAGATTTCAACACCTCCCCTCATGTCAACCTCTGCCTGGTGTCCACCAT GGCAGGGGGTCTTGGTCTTAACTTTGTTGGGGCCAACGTAGTTGTGCTGTTCGACCCAACATGGAACCCAGCCAGTGACCTGCAAGCTATTGACAG GGCGTATCGTATTGGCCAGTGCAGGGATGTGACTATCCTGAGGCTGATCTCATTAGGGACTGTTGAGGAGATTATCTACCTCAGACAAGTTTACAAGCAG CAATTGCAGTGCTCAGTCATTGGCAAAGAGAGTTCACGACGGTACTTTGAGGCGGTGCAGGGACATGCCATCCATAGGGGGGAGTTGTTTGGGATCAAAAACCTCTTCAGGCTGCAGACCACAGGGACCTGTCTCACCCGCAAGATACTTGAG CGAGAAGGACAAGTGGAGGCCGGTGTAATGACAACTAGCATCCATACTGGtgaagagggggaggagtcgAAGAGAGTGACC ACATCTGGAGATTCTCCACATAGCGATGTTCCTGTATTGAGTAATGAACCAGTGGTGGACAACAAATACAAGAAAGAGGTCTCCAGAGGTGTTCTGGACTTCAGCAGTGggagtgaagaagaggaagaaggctTTAAAAAGAAGACATCAAAGTCTAACGTAGTGGATGGCGACAGGGGTGGGAATGCTACCGCTGGTTGTGCTCAATTGAGTCTCCTCCAGCAAGGTTTCTCCAAACTCCTCGAAAGGGTCAAAGGAAAACCAGAGGTGGGGGACGGGGACAGTAGTGCTGATGAAAGTCCAGATGAGGAAAATGTCGAGGACCAAATGAGGAAAGGTTCCTACTCCATTGTCTGTGATGCAAGAAGTGATGCAGACTGTCTCCCTAAATTGGGAAGAAAAACGTGGGACATTTCAAGCGATTCgaacagagaagagaaagatgaTACTACAGAGCCACGGGGCCTGAAAGGGCTGCCAAACAAAAGGACTACAGTGGCAAAGCAGAGTGATGAACATCCCTCACGAGGCAAGAATGAATCTCAGAAGCTCAAACGTCCAGTTCCAAACCTATCTCACTTTAAGGGTTACTCAGATGAGTCTGAGGATTTGGACATAGAGGAAATGAAGCGGAAAGATAAACAAAGAGGAAGTCAGGAGCGTAACAGAAAGAGGCTGAGTGTTAGTGTTAGGAACAAGACTAGATCCAAATACTCAGAAGACATAACGATGTTCATGTCTTCAGAAGATGAACATACTCCTGTTAAGAGAGGAAGACCTATAAGTCTCCCAAACGATGGGAATAGATCTGCAACAGCCAATAGCACTGGGAAACAAGGTGGGACGTCCAAAGATGCTTCATTCACAAGTCAAATAGGAAAGACATCCCCAAAAGATACAACCATTGACAGTGTGTTAG GGGGTGCACAGGAGGTGATGTATACCCACTCAAACCAGCGTGTGGTGGGtgggagcagagcagaggagcTGATCAGTAGAGCCGCTGTACGAGATGTGTTTGAGCGCAATCTGCACACGCAGCTCCCAGCCAATCACCTTCTAGACAGCGTAGAG AGCCCACCGGACAGCCTACCTGTCAGCCCACCAGGCAGCCTGGCTTCCCCTAGGTCTGCCAGACTGGAGAGGCCTCATGTGGACCATCCAGTCACCTTCACCAGCAAGAGTGTGCACCACACCAGACACACCACCTTTATCATCGGAGAGACTCCCAACGCCATACGCAG gcAGCAGCTAGAGGATATGGCAAAAACAATGAAGTTTTCCTCGGTTCTTCAATTTGCATTGGAGATTTTGAGAAGAAACTCTTCCCAGAGGCTGACCTGGCTACAACAGCATTACACTTCACTGAACCACCCTGAGCTGACTAATATAGTCACAAACAACTTCCCACGACTTGATTCTGCTCAGACCTCCTTAATATCAACTGAAACAGCCGTTACAAGATGTCAAGGAGTAACCAGAAATTTAAGAAAGGATGTTCTGAAATCCCACAAAAAGGCTAAATGCCCTCGGAATCTTGAACCCACAACTAAGTTTGAGATACCACAAAACAATGTTTCTGTGTCACAGATAAAGCCTGCAAACCCACAAAAGGTTTTTCAAGAGCCTAAAGAAAAGGAACAGATGCCACAGAAGAACATTCTGGAGCCTCTGAGTCATGTTCCAAGCCTCAAGTTAGTGGAGCAGGATGAGACCATCTGCAGAGGACACAAGAGGACAAAGAAGGGTAGTGTTTTGAGTTCTGGAGCCTTCAGACCTGGTGGTGGTCTTGGCTTGGATCAGGCCTGCAGCAGTGGTCTAGGGTCCTGGGAGGCGACTGCTTTCCTGAACCGCAAAGACAGAGATACCCCTTCTTCCCCCAACCTCATCCATGGCAGGTCCACTAAGTTATGCAAACCCACAGCACAGGAAAGGGAGCGAGAGAAAAAAACTTCCAGAACCGGTAAAATGGTTCAAGGTCGGATAGAAAATCCTCAGACCCCTTCCATTCCTGAGCAGTCCTCATCTACCTCCTGTATCCCATCCCTCCTCACAGATCTAATAGGAGACGTGTCCATCCTGGAtgatttgataaaaacaaaacccagaggttcacaaAAGAGGAGTTCACCACAAACTCCGTCTGAACCATCCTCTGCAGCAGTTAGCTCATGCTTCACCACACCCGCTTCTTCAAGAGTCAGTCATAACACTGATTCGGGGTCAGCAGTCCTGTTAGACTCTCCGTCATCTCCGAAGCTAAACAAAACAGCTACACGACAGGTGCATTCAAAGAGTGGCCACAAGGACTTCTGGGACATCCTGAATGAGGGTAATGAGGAGGCCATCAGCAGGTTAACTGACCCGGCAGAAGTGCACCGGGTTTGCATCAACACAAACTTTGCTGCTAGAAGCAGGTCTGGACaaggagaaggaaaggaaagcaagagtctctggaaaacaaatgagaagTTCCTGTGGAAAAAATGA